The following are encoded in a window of Oncorhynchus keta strain PuntledgeMale-10-30-2019 unplaced genomic scaffold, Oket_V2 Un_scaffold_9913_pilon_pilon, whole genome shotgun sequence genomic DNA:
- the LOC118382708 gene encoding NACHT, LRR and PYD domains-containing protein 3-like isoform X14 has product MKSDQSMGQPISFREGDFSTEQRNQQERSESDILSRQSSQSHQTDLASIFSLLEEKMMTFVKNELKMFKRILSPELPEGFESQKQDKEVVDAEDEKQESSAREGALKITLHILRKMNQKELADTLENYSDELAVICQRELKSNLKKKFQCVFEGIAKQGNPTLLSKIYTELYITEGGTGEVNNEHELKQIETTTRKQARPETAIKCNDIFIPLTGQDKLIRTVLTKGVAGIGKTVSVQKFILDWAEGKANQDVQFVFSFPFRELNLMKGENFTFIELINHFSMETKQSRISNYNKYKVLFIFDGLDECRLPLDFQKNKICCDVTESTSVDVLLTNLIKRNLLPSALLWITTRPAAANKIPSGCVDQVTEVRGFNDPQKEEYFRKRFSDEDLASRIISHIKTSRSLHIMCHIPVFCWISATVLEHMLKHKREEMPKTLTEMYTHLVEFHTKQKNEKYLGKEETGPHWNKESILSLGKLAFQQLVNGNQIFYEGDLKEAGIDVNEASVYSGLCTQLFKEECVLYQDTVYCFVHLSIQEFLAAVYVFLSFINNNENLMAEPQSTPRNLSALFRDKAKDTVYKSAVDKALQSETGNLDLFLRFLLGLSLESNQKHLQGLMTKTGNSSQTHDETVKYIKKKIRENPSPERSINLFHCLNELNDHSLVEEIQSYLSSGSLSDHNLSPAQWSALVFVLLTSEKELDVFDLKKYSRSEEGLLRLLPVVKASRAVLLSGCGVTEESCASLISVLSSNPSHLRELDLSNNDLKDSGVELLFAGLGNPHCKLETLRLSGCLVTEEGCASLVSALRSNPSHLRELDLSNNDLKDSGVKLFSAGLGNPHCKLETLRKAIKIIKDNNHPSHCLFTPLSSRRRGQYRCIITSRATACSPRYHPEGEVSTGASSPPEPLPVHPAIIQKERSVQVHHHHPIHCLFTLLSSRRRGQYRCIITSRATACSPRYHPEGEVSTGASSPPEPLPVHPAIIQKERSVQVHHHHLIHCLFTPLSSRRRGQYRCIITTRATVCSPRYHPEGEVSTGATSPPDPLPVHPAIIQKERSVQVHHHLPSHCLFTPLSSRRRGQYRCIIITTRSTACSPCYHPEGEVSTGASSPPEPLPVHPAIIQKERSVQVISSRYLEPVEARGQYFHFWMKGVPRVNGLLLSPRWEYMHNSIAGG; this is encoded by the exons ATGAAGAGTGACCAGTCTATGGGTCAACCTATATCCTTTAGAGAGGGAGACTTTTCTACTGAACAAAG AAACCAACAGGAGAGATCAGAGTCAGACATTCTCAGTCGTCAGTCTTCCCAGAGTCATCAAACAGACCTGGCCTCCATTTTCAGT TTGCTTGAAGAGAAAATGATGACATTTGTGAAGAATGAGCTGAAGATGTTCAAGAGGATTCTTAGTCCAGAACTCCCAGAAGGCTTTGAGAGTCAGAAGCAGGATAAGGAAGTGGTGGACGCTGAAGATGAGAAGCAGGAGAGCAGTGCCAGAGAGGGGGCTCTGAAGATCACACTGCACATCCTGAGGAAAATGAACCAGAAGGAGCTTGCTGACACACTAGAGAATT ATTCAGATGAGCTTGCTGTGATTTGCCAACGTGAACTCAAATCTAATCTAAAGAAGAAGTTTCAATGTGTATTTGAGGGGATCGCTAAACAAGGAAACCCAACACTTCTCAGTAAGatctacacagagctctacatcacAGAGGGTGGAACAGGAGAGGTCAATAATGAACATGAGCTGAAACAGATTGAGACAACAACCAGGAAACAAGCAAGACCAGAGACTGCAATCAAATGTAACGACATCTTCATACCCTTAACTGGACAAGACAAACTTATCAGAACTGTGCTGACAAAGGGAGTCGCTGGCATTGGAAAAACAGTCTCTGTGCAGAAGTTCATTCTGGACTGGGCTGAAGGAAAAGCAAATCAGGATGTCCAATTTGTATTTTCATTCCCTTTTCGGGAGCTAAATTTGATGAAAGGTGAAAATTTCACTTTCATTGAACTTATCAATCACTTCTCAATGGAAACCAAACAATCAAGAATCTCCAATTACAACAAGTACAAAGTTCTGTTCATCTTTGATGGTCTGGATGAGTGCCGACTGCCCCTAGACTTCCAGAAGAACAAGATCTGTTGTGACGTCACAGAGTCAACCTCAGTGGATGTTCTGCTGACAAATCTCATCAAGCGAaatctgcttccctctgctctcctctggataACTACCCGACCTGCAGCAGCCAATAAGATCCCTTCAGGGTGTGTTGACCAGGTGACAGAGGTACGAGGGTTCAATGACCCACAGAAGGAGGAGTACTTCAGGAAGAGATTCAGTGATGAGGACCTGGCCAGCAGAATCATCTCACACATAAAGACATCAAGGAGCCTCCACATCATGTGCCACATTCCAGTCTTCTGTTGGATTTCTGCAACAGTCCTTGAACACATGCTGAAAcataagagagaagagatgccCAAGACTCTGACTGAGATGTACACACACCTTGTGGAGTTTCATACCAAACAGAAGAATGAAAAGTATCTTGGGAAAGAAGAGACAGGTCCACACTGGAATAAAGAGAGCATTCTGTCACTGGGAAAACTGGCTTTTCAACAGCTTGTGAATGGCAATCAGATTTTCTATGAAGGAGACCTGAAAGAGGCTGGCATTGATGTCAATGAAGCCTCAGTGTACTCAGGATTGTGCACACAACTATTTAAAGAGGAATGTGTGCTGTACCAGGACACGGTGTACTGCTTTGTTCATCTGAGCATTCAGGAGTTTCTGGCTGCTGTATATGTGTTCCTCTCATTCATCAACAACAATGAGAATCTAATGGCTGAACCGCAATCAACGCCCAGGAACCTTTCTGCGCTGTTCAGAGACAAGGCTAAAGATACTGTCTACAAGAGTGCTGTGGATAAAGCCTTACAAAGTGAGACGGGAAACCTGGACCTTTTCCTCCGCTTCCTTCTGGGCCTCTCACTGGAGTCCAATCAGAAGCACTTACAAGGTCTAAtgacaaagacaggaaacagctCACAGACCCATGACGAAACAGTCAAGTACATCAAGAAGAAGATCAGGGAGAATCCCTCTCCAGAGAGGAGCATCAATCTGTTCCACTGTCTGAATGAACTGAATGACCattctctagtggaggagatccaAAGCTACCTGAGCTCAGGAAGTCTCTCAGATCACAACCTGTCACCTGCACAGTGGTCAGCTCTGGTCTTTGTGTTGCTGACTTCAGAAAAGGAGCTGGATGTGTTTGACctgaagaaatactccagatcagaggaaggtctTCTGAGGCTGCTGCCAGTGGTCAAAGCCTCCAGAGCTGTTCT gctgtcaggctgtggaGTCACAGAGGAAAGCTGTGCTTCTCTGATCTCAGTTCTCAGTTccaacccctcacacctgagagagctggatctgagtaacaatgacctgaaggattcaggagtgGAGCTGCTCTTTGCTGGACTGgggaatccccactgtaaactggagactctgag gctgtcaggctgtcttgtcacagaggaaggctgtgcttctctggtctcagctctgaggtcaaacccctcacacctgagagagctggatctcagtaacaatgacctgaaggattcaggagtgaagctgttctctgctggactggggaatccccactgtaaactggagactctgag aaaggccataaagatcatcaaggacaacaaccacccgagccactgcctgttcaccccgttatcatccagaaggagaggtcagtacaggtgcatcatcacctcccgagccactgcctgttcaccccgctatcatccagaaggagaggtcagtacag gtgcatcatcaccacccgagccactgcctgttcaccccgctatcatccagaaggagaggtcagtacaggtgcatcatcaccacccgatccactgcctgttcaccctgctatcatccagaaggagag gtcagtacaggtgcatcatcacctcccgagccactgcctgttcaccccgttatcatccagaaggagaggtcagtacaggtgcatcatcaccacccgagccactgcctgttcaccccgctatcatccagaaggagag gtcagtacaggtgcatcatcaccacctgatccactgcctgttcaccccgctatcatccagaaggagaggtcagtacaggtgcatcatcaccacccgagccactgtctgttcaccccgctatcatccagaaggagag gtcagtacaggtgcaacaTCACCACCCgatccactgcctgttcaccccgctatcatccagaaggagaggtcagtacaggtgcatcatcacctcccgagccactgtctgttcaccccgctatcatccagaaggagaggtcagtacaggtgcatcatcatcaccacccgatccactgcctgttcaccctgctatcatccagaaggagaggtcagtacaggtgcatcatcaccacccgagccactgcctgttcaccccgctatcatccagaaggagaggtcagtacaggtgattTCCTCCAGATATTTAGAACCTGTtgaggctagggggcagtattttcacttttggatgaaaggagtgcccagagtaaacggcctcctactcagtcccagatgggAATATATGCATAATAGTATTGctggtggatag
- the LOC118382708 gene encoding NACHT, LRR and PYD domains-containing protein 3-like isoform X16 codes for MKSDQSMGQPISFREGDFSTEQRNQQERSESDILSRQSSQSHQTDLASIFSLLEEKMMTFVKNELKMFKRILSPELPEGFESQKQDKEVVDAEDEKQESSAREGALKITLHILRKMNQKELADTLENYSDELAVICQRELKSNLKKKFQCVFEGIAKQGNPTLLSKIYTELYITEGGTGEVNNEHELKQIETTTRKQARPETAIKCNDIFIPLTGQDKLIRTVLTKGVAGIGKTVSVQKFILDWAEGKANQDVQFVFSFPFRELNLMKGENFTFIELINHFSMETKQSRISNYNKYKVLFIFDGLDECRLPLDFQKNKICCDVTESTSVDVLLTNLIKRNLLPSALLWITTRPAAANKIPSGCVDQVTEVRGFNDPQKEEYFRKRFSDEDLASRIISHIKTSRSLHIMCHIPVFCWISATVLEHMLKHKREEMPKTLTEMYTHLVEFHTKQKNEKYLGKEETGPHWNKESILSLGKLAFQQLVNGNQIFYEGDLKEAGIDVNEASVYSGLCTQLFKEECVLYQDTVYCFVHLSIQEFLAAVYVFLSFINNNENLMAEPQSTPRNLSALFRDKAKDTVYKSAVDKALQSETGNLDLFLRFLLGLSLESNQKHLQGLMTKTGNSSQTHDETVKYIKKKIRENPSPERSINLFHCLNELNDHSLVEEIQSYLSSGSLSDHNLSPAQWSALVFVLLTSEKELDVFDLKKYSRSEEGLLRLLPVVKASRAVLLSGCGVTEESCASLISVLSSNPSHLRELDLSNNDLKDSGVELLFAGLGNPHCKLETLRLSGCLVTEEGCASLVSALRSNPSHLRELDLSNNDLKDSGVKLFSAGLGNPHCKLETLRKAIKIIKDNNHPSHCLFTPLSSRRRGQYRCIITSRATACSPRYHPEGEVSTGASSPPEPLPVHPAIIQKERSVQVHHHHPIHCLFTLLSSRRRGQYRCIITSRATACSPRYHPEGEVSTGASSPPEPLPVHPAIIQKERSVQVHHHHLIHCLFTPLSSRRRGQYRCIITTRATVCSPRYHPEGEVSTGATSPPDPLPVHPAIIQKERSVQVHHHLPSHCLFTPLSSRRRGQYRCIIITTRSTACSPCYHPEGEVSTGASSPPEPLPVHPAIIQKERSVQVISSRYLEPVEARGQYFHFWMKGVPRVNGLLLSPRWEYMHNSIAGG; via the exons ATGAAGAGTGACCAGTCTATGGGTCAACCTATATCCTTTAGAGAGGGAGACTTTTCTACTGAACAAAG AAACCAACAGGAGAGATCAGAGTCAGACATTCTCAGTCGTCAGTCTTCCCAGAGTCATCAAACAGACCTGGCCTCCATTTTCAGT TTGCTTGAAGAGAAAATGATGACATTTGTGAAGAATGAGCTGAAGATGTTCAAGAGGATTCTTAGTCCAGAACTCCCAGAAGGCTTTGAGAGTCAGAAGCAGGATAAGGAAGTGGTGGACGCTGAAGATGAGAAGCAGGAGAGCAGTGCCAGAGAGGGGGCTCTGAAGATCACACTGCACATCCTGAGGAAAATGAACCAGAAGGAGCTTGCTGACACACTAGAGAATT ATTCAGATGAGCTTGCTGTGATTTGCCAACGTGAACTCAAATCTAATCTAAAGAAGAAGTTTCAATGTGTATTTGAGGGGATCGCTAAACAAGGAAACCCAACACTTCTCAGTAAGatctacacagagctctacatcacAGAGGGTGGAACAGGAGAGGTCAATAATGAACATGAGCTGAAACAGATTGAGACAACAACCAGGAAACAAGCAAGACCAGAGACTGCAATCAAATGTAACGACATCTTCATACCCTTAACTGGACAAGACAAACTTATCAGAACTGTGCTGACAAAGGGAGTCGCTGGCATTGGAAAAACAGTCTCTGTGCAGAAGTTCATTCTGGACTGGGCTGAAGGAAAAGCAAATCAGGATGTCCAATTTGTATTTTCATTCCCTTTTCGGGAGCTAAATTTGATGAAAGGTGAAAATTTCACTTTCATTGAACTTATCAATCACTTCTCAATGGAAACCAAACAATCAAGAATCTCCAATTACAACAAGTACAAAGTTCTGTTCATCTTTGATGGTCTGGATGAGTGCCGACTGCCCCTAGACTTCCAGAAGAACAAGATCTGTTGTGACGTCACAGAGTCAACCTCAGTGGATGTTCTGCTGACAAATCTCATCAAGCGAaatctgcttccctctgctctcctctggataACTACCCGACCTGCAGCAGCCAATAAGATCCCTTCAGGGTGTGTTGACCAGGTGACAGAGGTACGAGGGTTCAATGACCCACAGAAGGAGGAGTACTTCAGGAAGAGATTCAGTGATGAGGACCTGGCCAGCAGAATCATCTCACACATAAAGACATCAAGGAGCCTCCACATCATGTGCCACATTCCAGTCTTCTGTTGGATTTCTGCAACAGTCCTTGAACACATGCTGAAAcataagagagaagagatgccCAAGACTCTGACTGAGATGTACACACACCTTGTGGAGTTTCATACCAAACAGAAGAATGAAAAGTATCTTGGGAAAGAAGAGACAGGTCCACACTGGAATAAAGAGAGCATTCTGTCACTGGGAAAACTGGCTTTTCAACAGCTTGTGAATGGCAATCAGATTTTCTATGAAGGAGACCTGAAAGAGGCTGGCATTGATGTCAATGAAGCCTCAGTGTACTCAGGATTGTGCACACAACTATTTAAAGAGGAATGTGTGCTGTACCAGGACACGGTGTACTGCTTTGTTCATCTGAGCATTCAGGAGTTTCTGGCTGCTGTATATGTGTTCCTCTCATTCATCAACAACAATGAGAATCTAATGGCTGAACCGCAATCAACGCCCAGGAACCTTTCTGCGCTGTTCAGAGACAAGGCTAAAGATACTGTCTACAAGAGTGCTGTGGATAAAGCCTTACAAAGTGAGACGGGAAACCTGGACCTTTTCCTCCGCTTCCTTCTGGGCCTCTCACTGGAGTCCAATCAGAAGCACTTACAAGGTCTAAtgacaaagacaggaaacagctCACAGACCCATGACGAAACAGTCAAGTACATCAAGAAGAAGATCAGGGAGAATCCCTCTCCAGAGAGGAGCATCAATCTGTTCCACTGTCTGAATGAACTGAATGACCattctctagtggaggagatccaAAGCTACCTGAGCTCAGGAAGTCTCTCAGATCACAACCTGTCACCTGCACAGTGGTCAGCTCTGGTCTTTGTGTTGCTGACTTCAGAAAAGGAGCTGGATGTGTTTGACctgaagaaatactccagatcagaggaaggtctTCTGAGGCTGCTGCCAGTGGTCAAAGCCTCCAGAGCTGTTCT gctgtcaggctgtggaGTCACAGAGGAAAGCTGTGCTTCTCTGATCTCAGTTCTCAGTTccaacccctcacacctgagagagctggatctgagtaacaatgacctgaaggattcaggagtgGAGCTGCTCTTTGCTGGACTGgggaatccccactgtaaactggagactctgag gctgtcaggctgtcttgtcacagaggaaggctgtgcttctctggtctcagctctgaggtcaaacccctcacacctgagagagctggatctcagtaacaatgacctgaaggattcaggagtgaagctgttctctgctggactggggaatccccactgtaaactggagactctgag aaaggccataaagatcatcaaggacaacaaccacccgagccactgcctgttcaccccgttatcatccagaaggagaggtcagtacaggtgcatcatcacctcccgagccactgcctgttcaccccgctatcatccagaaggagaggtcagtacag gtgcatcatcaccacccgagccactgcctgttcaccccgctatcatccagaaggagaggtcagtacaggtgcatcatcaccacccgatccactgcctgttcaccctgctatcatccagaaggagag gtcagtacaggtgcatcatcacctcccgagccactgcctgttcaccccgctatcatccagaaggagag gtcagtacaggtgcatcatcaccacccgagccactgcctgttcaccccgctatcatccagaaggagag gtcagtacaggtgcatcatcaccacctgatccactgcctgttcaccccgctatcatccagaaggagaggtcagtacaggtgcatcatcaccacccgagccactgtctgttcaccccgctatcatccagaaggagag gtcagtacaggtgcaacaTCACCACCCgatccactgcctgttcaccccgctatcatccagaaggagaggtcagtacaggtgcatcatcacctcccgagccactgtctgttcaccccgctatcatccagaaggagaggtcagtacaggtgcatcatcatcaccacccgatccactgcctgttcaccctgctatcatccagaaggagaggtcagtacaggtgcatcatcaccacccgagccactgcctgttcaccccgctatcatccagaaggagaggtcagtacaggtgattTCCTCCAGATATTTAGAACCTGTtgaggctagggggcagtattttcacttttggatgaaaggagtgcccagagtaaacggcctcctactcagtcccagatgggAATATATGCATAATAGTATTGctggtggatag